One Brachybacterium kimchii genomic window carries:
- a CDS encoding VOC family protein, giving the protein MDDTAVARLAMTTLDAAETEPEARFWSAVLGWPIAVLTEDYAMLTGPSGALGIGRIPDHVRSTWPDDGRKQFHLDLAASDPQAAAERCVEFGATRVEPQPGDTWIVLQDPAGHFFCLTDEKNWG; this is encoded by the coding sequence ATGGACGACACCGCTGTTGCACGCCTTGCCATGACGACTCTCGACGCCGCCGAGACCGAGCCGGAGGCGCGCTTCTGGTCCGCGGTGCTGGGATGGCCGATCGCCGTGCTCACCGAGGACTACGCGATGCTGACCGGCCCCTCCGGGGCCCTCGGCATCGGCCGCATCCCCGACCACGTGCGCTCGACCTGGCCGGACGACGGCCGCAAGCAGTTCCACCTCGACCTCGCCGCCTCCGACCCGCAGGCCGCGGCGGAGCGCTGCGTCGAGTTCGGCGCCACTCGGGTCGAGCCCCAGCCCGGCGACACCTGGATCGTGCTGCAGGACCCGGCCGGGCACTTCTTCTGTCTGACCGACGAGAAGAACTGGGGCTGA
- a CDS encoding amino acid ABC transporter ATP-binding protein — MTALGTTSETTAITAPRGGRVEVRAAHKAYGDLEVLRGVDLTVEPGTVTAILGPSGSGKSTLLRTLNHLEALDRGVVAIDGEIMGYRRRDDLLLELSEKDVLRQRTEVGMVFQQFHLFGHMTALQNVAEAPRRALGVPKREALARGRELLETVGLAAKADVYPRQLSGGQQQRVAIARALALRPKVLLFDEPTSALDPELVEEVLAVIRDLASAGTTLLIVTHEIAFARDVADHVVFMDGGRIVEQGPPDQVIGAPRHERTRGFLQRIHAA, encoded by the coding sequence ATGACCGCGCTCGGGACCACCTCGGAGACCACCGCCATCACGGCGCCCCGCGGAGGGCGCGTCGAGGTCCGTGCGGCCCACAAGGCCTACGGCGATCTCGAGGTGCTGCGAGGGGTCGACCTGACCGTCGAGCCCGGCACCGTCACCGCGATCCTCGGGCCCAGCGGCTCGGGGAAGTCGACGCTGCTGCGCACGCTCAACCATCTCGAGGCCCTGGACCGCGGCGTGGTCGCGATCGACGGCGAGATCATGGGCTACCGCCGCCGCGACGACCTGCTGCTCGAGCTGTCCGAGAAGGACGTGCTGCGCCAGCGCACCGAGGTGGGCATGGTGTTCCAGCAGTTCCACCTCTTCGGCCACATGACCGCGCTCCAGAACGTCGCCGAGGCGCCGCGCCGCGCGCTCGGCGTCCCCAAGCGCGAGGCGCTCGCGCGCGGCCGCGAACTGCTGGAGACCGTGGGACTGGCCGCGAAGGCCGACGTCTACCCGCGCCAGCTCTCCGGCGGCCAGCAGCAGCGCGTCGCGATCGCCCGTGCCCTCGCCCTGCGCCCCAAGGTGCTGCTCTTCGACGAGCCCACCTCGGCGCTCGACCCCGAGCTCGTCGAGGAGGTGCTCGCCGTGATCCGCGACCTCGCGAGCGCCGGCACCACCCTGCTCATCGTCACGCACGAGATCGCCTTCGCGCGCGACGTCGCCGACCACGTCGTCTTCATGGACGGCGGTCGCATCGTGGAGCAGGGGCCGCCCGATCAGGTCATCGGCGCGCCCCGCCACGAGCGCACCCGCGGCTTCCTGCAGCGCATCCACGCCGCATGA
- a CDS encoding LLM class flavin-dependent oxidoreductase, which produces MSSTTAEQTTAGAAASPADSAHPIHAAHTPSGTIRLGVFFQGVNSSTAWRAPGAGDQVAWESFERLITTAERGVFSAFFLGEGLRLREHQGVPLEFDVAGRPDAQTLLAALASITTDIGLVATQNTTYNDPVDLARRLQSLDLLSDGRAAWNIVTTDNAWTGENFRRGGYVDHAERYEHAEAFVDVARRIWRGEDVDHEGRHYHVRASGRLPRSRQGEPVLFQAGVSPQGRDFAARTADVIFSPFGDLERAIDFRHDIVERTLAAGRSAESVQIFPGAEFILAATDAEAEDKLRWVREQQVGPQQAIALLEQYWGRDLTDYDPDGPLPDVDPLVVESGVTRGAGFQFEKAQELTRAWREEAAQKGLSILEFARSRQGSRGSSFTGSYDSVAEQLAEYARWGAIDGLNITPWLVPGGLDDVVDELVPRLQERGVYPTEYAGTTLRENLGLPALA; this is translated from the coding sequence ATGAGCAGCACCACCGCCGAGCAGACCACCGCCGGAGCCGCAGCCTCGCCCGCCGACTCCGCCCACCCCATCCACGCCGCGCACACCCCGAGCGGGACCATCCGCCTGGGCGTCTTCTTCCAGGGCGTGAACTCCTCGACCGCCTGGCGCGCGCCGGGCGCCGGCGACCAGGTCGCCTGGGAGTCCTTCGAGCGCCTCATCACGACCGCCGAGCGCGGCGTGTTCTCCGCCTTCTTCCTGGGGGAGGGGCTGCGCCTGCGCGAGCACCAGGGTGTGCCTCTCGAGTTCGACGTCGCGGGCCGTCCCGATGCGCAGACCCTGCTCGCGGCGCTCGCCTCGATCACGACGGACATCGGCCTGGTCGCCACCCAGAACACCACGTACAACGACCCGGTCGACCTCGCCCGGCGCCTGCAGAGCCTCGACCTGCTCAGCGACGGCCGCGCCGCCTGGAACATCGTCACCACCGACAACGCCTGGACCGGCGAGAACTTCCGCCGCGGCGGCTACGTCGACCACGCCGAGCGGTACGAGCACGCCGAGGCCTTCGTCGACGTCGCCCGACGGATCTGGCGCGGCGAGGACGTCGACCACGAGGGCCGCCACTACCACGTGCGCGCGAGCGGGAGGCTGCCGCGCTCGCGCCAGGGCGAGCCCGTGCTCTTCCAGGCCGGCGTCTCCCCGCAGGGGCGCGACTTCGCCGCCCGCACGGCCGACGTCATCTTCTCGCCCTTCGGCGATCTGGAGCGGGCGATCGACTTCCGCCACGACATCGTCGAGCGCACGCTCGCCGCGGGCCGCTCGGCCGAGTCCGTGCAGATCTTCCCGGGGGCCGAGTTCATCCTGGCCGCGACCGATGCCGAGGCCGAGGACAAGCTGCGCTGGGTGCGCGAGCAGCAGGTGGGTCCGCAGCAGGCGATCGCGCTGCTCGAGCAGTACTGGGGCCGCGACCTCACCGACTACGACCCCGACGGGCCGCTGCCCGACGTGGACCCCCTGGTCGTCGAGTCCGGCGTCACCCGAGGTGCCGGATTCCAGTTCGAGAAGGCCCAGGAGCTCACGCGCGCCTGGCGCGAGGAGGCCGCCCAGAAGGGGCTGTCGATCCTCGAGTTCGCGCGCTCGCGCCAGGGCTCGCGCGGCAGCAGCTTCACCGGCTCCTACGACTCGGTCGCCGAGCAGCTCGCCGAGTACGCCCGGTGGGGAGCGATCGACGGGCTGAACATCACCCCGTGGCTGGTCCCCGGAGGCCTCGACGACGTGGTCGACGAGCTCGTGCCCCGCCTCCAGGAGCGCGGCGTCTACCCGACCGAGTACGCGGGGACGACGCTGCGCGAGAACCTGGGATTGCCCGCGCTCGCGTGA
- a CDS encoding helix-turn-helix domain-containing protein yields MGTDADRTKATPPHMYGHVLRPEELLQRARYDFARPCAALRPWVERYWSVRWDLEDGEVFPVATLDDPSINLTVERGGAQRDGTDAAGTTEGAGVWITGPVTRGRFDVRLTGSGSVVGVKFALGGTRAFSTQDLRALRDRTIPAEQWFGEAATHLADVEPSDALPHDAVSAAARLDAWLLARGPEEPPDAPTLRRLLGIIDDSATHSLADLERRSGVSARTLQRLFDRGLGVGVKRMLVRARVIDATAALDRGDPRSLSDTATALGWFDQSHFIRDFRAVTGETPARYARRVSG; encoded by the coding sequence ATGGGCACGGACGCCGATAGGACGAAGGCGACACCTCCGCACATGTACGGCCATGTGCTGCGCCCCGAGGAGCTCCTGCAGCGGGCGCGCTACGACTTCGCCCGGCCCTGTGCCGCGCTGCGACCCTGGGTCGAGCGGTACTGGTCGGTCCGCTGGGACCTGGAGGACGGGGAGGTCTTCCCGGTCGCGACCCTCGACGATCCGTCGATCAACCTCACCGTCGAACGCGGAGGCGCGCAGCGGGACGGCACGGACGCGGCGGGCACCACGGAGGGAGCAGGTGTCTGGATCACCGGGCCCGTGACCCGGGGGCGCTTCGACGTGCGACTGACCGGCAGCGGCAGCGTGGTGGGCGTGAAGTTCGCGCTCGGCGGGACGCGCGCGTTCTCGACGCAGGACCTGCGTGCGCTGCGCGATCGCACCATCCCCGCCGAGCAGTGGTTCGGTGAGGCCGCGACGCACCTGGCCGATGTCGAGCCGTCGGACGCCCTGCCCCACGATGCGGTGTCCGCGGCCGCGCGTCTCGACGCGTGGCTCCTCGCACGGGGCCCGGAGGAGCCGCCCGACGCCCCGACGCTGCGTCGCCTCCTGGGCATCATCGACGATTCGGCGACGCACTCGCTCGCTGATCTGGAGCGTCGCAGCGGCGTCTCGGCGCGCACGCTCCAGCGGCTGTTCGACCGAGGGCTCGGTGTCGGTGTGAAGCGGATGCTCGTGCGGGCCCGGGTGATCGACGCGACGGCCGCGCTCGATCGCGGAGACCCGCGCTCACTGAGCGACACCGCCACCGCTCTGGGCTGGTTCGACCAGTCGCACTTCATCCGCGACTTCCGGGCCGTCACCGGCGAGACCCCTGCCCGCTACGCCCGGCGGGTCTCCGGCTGA
- a CDS encoding transporter substrate-binding domain-containing protein, which yields MTQHPADARRHRLPRRRVLAGAASLPVLAALAACADPTTASSAAGSGGSDGGASDGGSGGSSPIDTSGTQKRIRTTVDEKLAKAVPESFRKDGKLTVATTVVGGPPLCFMADDNKTPIGSEPDIAQLAADKLGLDLDLKITSWENWPLKLKAGEFEVVHSNVGINDERLETFDFASYRRAFMTFLVTKGAGLGLGEPDSVSGRVIAVGNGTNQEALLMRWNEDLQKDGKDPAELKNFSSDADVLLALGAGRIDAYLAPYETMSYVASTRDDVETQGKIDELSPGKTLVAATFTRGTGIAEVYAKALQATIDEGTYAKVLDRWGLTEEAVTECRAHTKENP from the coding sequence ATGACCCAGCATCCCGCCGACGCCCGTCGGCACCGACTCCCGCGCCGGAGGGTCCTCGCCGGGGCCGCCTCCCTGCCCGTCCTCGCCGCGCTCGCGGCGTGCGCCGATCCGACCACGGCCAGCAGCGCGGCGGGCTCGGGCGGCTCCGACGGGGGAGCCTCCGACGGCGGCTCGGGCGGCTCCTCGCCGATCGACACCTCCGGCACGCAGAAGAGGATCCGCACGACCGTCGACGAGAAGCTCGCGAAGGCCGTTCCCGAGTCCTTCCGCAAGGACGGCAAGCTGACCGTCGCGACCACCGTGGTGGGCGGGCCGCCGCTGTGCTTCATGGCCGACGACAACAAGACCCCCATCGGGTCCGAGCCCGACATCGCCCAGCTCGCCGCCGACAAGCTCGGCCTCGATCTGGACCTGAAGATCACCAGCTGGGAGAACTGGCCGCTCAAGCTGAAGGCGGGCGAGTTCGAGGTCGTCCACTCGAACGTCGGCATCAACGACGAGCGGCTGGAGACGTTCGACTTCGCCTCCTACCGGCGCGCCTTCATGACGTTCCTCGTGACGAAGGGCGCCGGCCTCGGGCTCGGCGAGCCCGACTCCGTGAGCGGCCGGGTGATCGCCGTGGGCAACGGGACCAACCAGGAGGCCCTGCTCATGCGCTGGAACGAGGACCTGCAGAAGGACGGCAAGGACCCGGCCGAGCTCAAGAACTTCTCGAGCGACGCCGACGTGCTGCTCGCCCTCGGCGCCGGACGCATCGACGCCTACCTCGCCCCCTACGAGACGATGAGCTACGTGGCCTCCACCCGCGACGACGTCGAGACCCAGGGGAAGATCGACGAGCTCTCACCCGGGAAGACCCTGGTCGCCGCGACCTTCACGCGGGGCACAGGGATCGCCGAGGTCTACGCGAAGGCCCTCCAGGCCACGATCGACGAGGGCACCTACGCGAAGGTCCTGGACCGCTGGGGACTGACCGAAGAAGCGGTGACCGAGTGCCGTGCACACACCAAGGAGAACCCGTGA
- a CDS encoding GNAT family N-acetyltransferase, with product MRESPDPTPPARPEFTIDVPVLADADALAALHTRVWREAYTGIVPSFAYDDVSLGRRRTMWRRMLDPERERTVRERLRIGRDAEGAPVGFLMIGTGRDEDAPHPLELQALNVGREFHGTGLAQALVAELLGDRPAYLWVVEDNPRARRFYEKVGFRADGGAKVDPSLEDLREIRMSR from the coding sequence ATGCGCGAATCCCCGGACCCGACCCCGCCCGCACGGCCCGAGTTCACGATCGATGTGCCGGTCCTCGCCGATGCCGACGCCCTCGCCGCCCTGCACACGCGGGTGTGGCGCGAGGCCTACACGGGGATCGTGCCGTCCTTCGCCTACGACGACGTCTCCCTCGGCCGGCGCCGCACCATGTGGCGCCGGATGCTCGATCCCGAGCGCGAACGGACTGTGCGCGAGCGCCTGCGGATCGGCCGTGACGCCGAGGGAGCTCCCGTCGGATTCCTCATGATCGGCACCGGCCGGGACGAGGACGCCCCGCATCCGCTCGAGCTGCAGGCCCTCAACGTCGGCCGCGAGTTCCACGGCACCGGTCTGGCGCAGGCGCTGGTCGCGGAGCTGCTGGGCGATCGGCCCGCCTACCTGTGGGTGGTCGAGGACAATCCGCGCGCCCGCCGCTTCTACGAGAAGGTCGGCTTCCGGGCCGACGGCGGCGCGAAGGTCGATCCCTCCCTGGAGGACCTCCGGGAGATCCGCATGTCCCGTTGA
- the rpmB gene encoding 50S ribosomal protein L28, protein MASTCDICAKGPSFGKSVSHSHRRTSRRWNPNIQTVRTVINGTPTRLSVCTSCLKAGKVQKVGA, encoded by the coding sequence GTGGCTTCCACGTGTGACATCTGCGCCAAGGGCCCGAGCTTCGGCAAGAGCGTGTCCCACTCGCACCGCCGCACCTCGCGCCGCTGGAACCCGAACATCCAGACCGTGCGCACCGTGATCAACGGCACCCCCACGCGCCTGAGCGTCTGCACCTCCTGCCTCAAGGCCGGCAAGGTGCAGAAGGTCGGCGCCTGA
- a CDS encoding ATP-dependent DNA helicase RecG: MNADASGTGRTARAPRRSSGVPELSELLTAAELRAVHAQGAEDLDDMLRLTPLRFIVPGELRDLGALREGDDATVIVRVVGSQARRMKRRPGSVLEVRVADENAQLTLTFFLPKDHIVRWHQEHLAPGARIAVFGTVHFDPRFHQGAPQITNPRYEPYDGSAEARARLMRPVPVYRLRKKAKQATLRSAYKKAVEFADQLTTILPPTVRAAEHLPTLPEAMRLIHTPQDMAETERGTRHLVFEEAFILQTIFAQRRAFDARTPAPALGASGPLQPLLDERLPFTLTASQAEVGEAIRHELARSRPTNVLLQGDVGSGKTVVALRAMLQAVDSGHQAVLLAPTEVLAEQHHRTILNLLGDLGRADHMHAHPDATRVRLLTGSQSVADRRRTLLDVTSGEAGIIVGTHALLTESVEYAALGLVVIDEQHRFGVDHRRRLRTKGADGKNPHVIVMTATPIPRTAALATAGDLDVLSLTQSPSGRPGITTHVVHEEDPAWETRMWARTAEEIGAGRQAFVVCARIDEREEGSDLEIMGEVFEGVPSAADPGLEARGVTQTAERLARRPQLRDARIGVMHGRLSAQEKQDVMDAMVTGELDLLVATTVIEVGVDLPNASVMVVMDAERFGISQLHQLRGRIGRGEHPGIAFFDTRTPHGSETSELLTKIAATTDGFELAEIDMRRRGTGDLVGEEQSGLHRTLEHLDVLRDEKIIARARGIAFDLVAGDVDLEDHPQLAAAVERRLRDADPNVERS, from the coding sequence ATGAACGCTGACGCGAGCGGCACGGGCCGCACGGCGCGCGCGCCGCGACGCTCCTCCGGCGTGCCCGAGCTCTCCGAGCTCCTCACGGCCGCCGAGCTGCGGGCCGTCCACGCGCAGGGCGCGGAGGACCTCGACGACATGCTGCGCTTGACGCCGCTGCGCTTTATCGTCCCCGGCGAGCTCCGCGACCTGGGCGCGCTGCGCGAAGGGGACGACGCCACGGTGATCGTCCGCGTCGTCGGCTCGCAGGCCCGCCGCATGAAGCGCAGGCCCGGCTCGGTTCTCGAGGTCCGCGTCGCCGACGAGAACGCGCAGCTCACCCTCACGTTCTTCCTGCCCAAGGACCACATCGTGCGCTGGCACCAGGAGCACCTCGCACCCGGCGCCCGCATCGCCGTGTTCGGCACGGTCCACTTCGACCCCCGCTTCCACCAGGGCGCCCCGCAGATCACGAATCCCCGCTACGAGCCGTACGACGGGAGCGCGGAGGCGCGGGCGCGGCTGATGCGGCCGGTCCCCGTCTACCGTCTGCGCAAGAAGGCCAAGCAGGCCACCCTGCGCTCGGCGTACAAGAAGGCCGTCGAGTTCGCCGACCAGCTCACCACGATCCTCCCGCCCACCGTGCGCGCCGCCGAGCACCTGCCCACGCTGCCCGAGGCCATGCGCCTCATCCACACCCCGCAGGACATGGCCGAGACCGAGCGCGGCACGAGGCACCTCGTCTTCGAGGAGGCCTTCATCCTGCAGACGATCTTCGCGCAGCGCCGCGCCTTCGACGCGCGCACGCCCGCGCCCGCCCTCGGCGCGAGCGGCCCGCTGCAGCCCCTGCTCGACGAGCGCCTGCCCTTCACGCTCACCGCGAGCCAGGCCGAGGTCGGGGAGGCGATCCGCCACGAGCTCGCGCGCTCGCGGCCCACGAACGTGCTGCTCCAGGGCGACGTCGGCTCCGGGAAGACCGTGGTCGCGCTGCGGGCCATGCTCCAGGCCGTGGACTCGGGCCACCAGGCGGTCCTTCTCGCCCCCACCGAGGTCCTCGCCGAGCAGCACCACCGCACCATCCTGAACCTCCTGGGCGACCTGGGGCGCGCCGATCACATGCACGCCCACCCCGACGCCACGCGCGTGCGCCTGCTCACCGGCTCGCAGTCCGTCGCCGACCGCCGGCGCACCCTGCTCGACGTCACCAGCGGCGAGGCCGGGATCATCGTCGGCACCCATGCGCTGCTCACGGAGTCCGTCGAGTACGCGGCGCTCGGCCTCGTCGTGATCGACGAGCAGCACCGCTTCGGCGTGGACCACCGCAGGCGACTGCGCACCAAGGGGGCCGACGGCAAGAACCCCCACGTCATCGTCATGACCGCGACGCCCATCCCGCGCACCGCGGCGCTCGCGACCGCCGGGGACCTCGACGTCCTCAGCCTCACCCAGAGCCCGAGCGGCCGCCCCGGCATCACCACCCACGTCGTCCACGAGGAGGACCCGGCGTGGGAGACGCGCATGTGGGCGCGCACCGCCGAGGAGATCGGCGCCGGCCGCCAGGCGTTCGTGGTCTGCGCGCGGATCGACGAGCGCGAGGAGGGATCGGACCTCGAGATCATGGGCGAGGTGTTCGAGGGCGTCCCCAGCGCGGCCGACCCGGGGCTCGAGGCGCGCGGCGTCACCCAGACGGCCGAGCGCCTGGCCCGTCGGCCCCAGCTGCGCGACGCGCGCATCGGCGTCATGCACGGGCGGCTCTCCGCCCAGGAGAAGCAGGACGTCATGGACGCCATGGTCACCGGGGAGCTCGATCTCCTGGTCGCGACGACCGTCATCGAGGTGGGCGTGGATCTGCCCAACGCCTCCGTGATGGTCGTGATGGACGCCGAGCGCTTCGGCATCTCCCAGCTGCACCAGCTGCGCGGGCGCATCGGCCGCGGCGAGCACCCCGGCATCGCCTTCTTCGACACCCGCACCCCGCACGGCTCGGAGACGTCCGAGCTGCTCACCAAGATCGCCGCGACGACCGATGGTTTCGAGCTCGCCGAGATCGACATGCGCCGTCGCGGGACGGGCGATCTGGTGGGGGAGGAGCAGTCCGGTCTGCACCGCACACTGGAGCACCTGGACGTGCTGCGCGACGAGAAGATCATCGCGCGTGCCCGCGGCATCGCCTTCGACCTGGTCGCGGGCGATGTGGACCTCGAGGACCATCCGCAGCTCGCAGCGGCCGTCGAGCGCCGCCTGCGGGACGCCGACCCGAACGTGGAGAGGAGCTGA
- a CDS encoding HAD family hydrolase yields MVDALADYRALLAEGDVQVAVSDLDGVLRVFDTTPWAALDEQLGLPQGSAFRAVLRDPLLEDVTRGRATHADWRESILSTLRRQGVPTGRARRAIATWADDRGRLDTDVLDVLRDAQREGIDVFVLTNGTDRVREELEGLRAHEDPAHSPPRRFSSLLDPRGERVLNTAELGEAKPDPAAFAVAHARIERVLGRPVPRGAVAFLDDSASHTEGAEEFGWRAVRLRRA; encoded by the coding sequence ATGGTCGACGCACTCGCTGACTATCGCGCCCTCCTCGCCGAGGGAGACGTCCAGGTCGCGGTGAGCGACCTCGACGGGGTCCTGCGCGTCTTCGACACGACGCCCTGGGCGGCGCTCGACGAGCAGCTCGGGCTCCCCCAGGGCTCCGCCTTCCGCGCCGTGCTGCGCGACCCGCTGCTCGAGGACGTGACGCGCGGTCGCGCCACCCATGCGGACTGGCGGGAGTCCATCCTCTCCACGCTCCGTCGGCAGGGCGTTCCCACGGGCCGCGCCCGTCGTGCCATCGCCACCTGGGCGGACGACCGCGGCCGGCTCGACACGGACGTCCTCGACGTGCTGCGGGACGCGCAGCGGGAGGGGATCGACGTCTTCGTGCTCACCAACGGCACCGACAGGGTGCGCGAGGAGCTGGAGGGCCTGCGCGCCCACGAGGATCCTGCCCACTCACCGCCGCGGCGTTTCAGCTCTCTCCTCGATCCCCGGGGTGAGCGGGTCCTGAACACGGCCGAGCTCGGCGAGGCCAAGCCCGATCCCGCTGCATTCGCCGTCGCCCACGCACGCATCGAACGCGTGCTCGGCCGCCCCGTCCCCCGAGGCGCCGTCGCCTTCCTCGACGACAGCGCCTCCCACACGGAGGGCGCAGAGGAGTTCGGCTGGCGCGCGGTCCGACTGCGTCGGGCGTGA
- the rsmD gene encoding 16S rRNA (guanine(966)-N(2))-methyltransferase RsmD — MPRIIAGELGGRTIPGPPGKGTRPTSDRVREALFSRLEGWDALRGARVLDLFAGTGALAFEALSRGAESALLVEMHGPTARQLGTTAERLGLAARCTVRTGKAEQAAAQLAEAGAPADGGFSLVMLDPPYDLPTEALEQLLRALRPALADDALVVIERSSRSRPLAWPEGWADDGTKTYGETVLQYGGPATD, encoded by the coding sequence ATGCCCCGCATCATCGCCGGCGAGCTGGGCGGACGCACCATCCCCGGGCCCCCGGGGAAGGGCACGCGCCCCACGTCCGACAGGGTCCGCGAGGCGCTCTTCTCCCGGCTCGAGGGCTGGGACGCCCTGCGCGGTGCGCGCGTGCTGGACCTGTTCGCCGGCACGGGAGCGCTCGCCTTCGAGGCGCTCTCGCGCGGCGCCGAGTCGGCGCTGCTGGTGGAGATGCACGGGCCGACGGCGCGACAGCTCGGCACGACCGCGGAGCGACTCGGCCTCGCCGCGCGCTGCACGGTGCGCACCGGGAAGGCCGAACAGGCCGCGGCGCAGCTCGCGGAGGCCGGCGCGCCGGCCGACGGGGGATTCTCGCTCGTGATGCTCGACCCGCCCTACGACCTGCCCACCGAGGCGCTCGAGCAGCTGCTGCGCGCGCTGCGCCCGGCGCTCGCGGACGACGCGCTCGTGGTGATCGAGCGCTCGAGCCGCTCCCGCCCCCTCGCCTGGCCCGAGGGCTGGGCGGACGACGGCACCAAGACCTACGGCGAGACCGTGCTGCAGTACGGGGGCCCCGCGACCGACTGA
- a CDS encoding LLM class flavin-dependent oxidoreductase, which produces MTTPPVLTVDLPSTPARLGAVRDLARALDAAGLGALSISGDAERGDLHPIHVASHLAPLTRALSLVVRTDAVDVEPFHLATQLMSLDHISGGRAGWLVETRTDDEAAHVVGREALDLEAARRETTDVVTVARLVWDSWSDDAVVRDAETGVYVDAAKLQYVDFEGETFSVRGPSITPRSPQGLLPVLVADADRAAVGDVVAEQLADGRAVDVVLDADATAQEIAGAVREALGAAGIVGADLDPTSADAAPEGAAPTAPRLVRLVGLLGQEEPADEESEPHPTEADEDAFRPAELASRVADAAAQLRADGLVAPAPSAGATLREQFGLPRPDVTIDPARRSDRARTAQKETAR; this is translated from the coding sequence ATGACCACACCGCCCGTCCTGACCGTCGACCTGCCGAGCACGCCCGCCCGCCTGGGGGCCGTGCGCGACCTCGCCCGGGCGCTCGACGCGGCCGGCCTCGGCGCCCTCAGCATCAGCGGTGACGCCGAGCGCGGAGACCTCCACCCGATCCACGTCGCCTCGCACCTCGCCCCGCTCACCCGCGCACTGTCCCTCGTGGTCCGCACCGACGCCGTGGACGTCGAGCCGTTCCACCTGGCCACCCAGCTCATGAGCCTCGACCACATCAGCGGCGGCCGCGCCGGCTGGCTCGTCGAGACCCGCACCGACGACGAGGCCGCCCACGTCGTCGGACGCGAGGCCCTGGACCTCGAGGCGGCGCGCCGCGAGACCACGGACGTCGTCACCGTGGCCCGGCTGGTCTGGGACTCCTGGAGCGACGACGCCGTGGTGCGCGACGCCGAGACCGGCGTCTACGTCGATGCCGCGAAGCTGCAGTACGTCGACTTCGAGGGGGAGACCTTCTCCGTGCGCGGGCCGTCCATCACCCCGCGCTCCCCGCAGGGCCTGCTGCCGGTGCTCGTGGCGGACGCCGACCGCGCCGCGGTCGGCGACGTGGTCGCCGAGCAGCTGGCCGACGGCCGCGCCGTCGACGTCGTGCTCGACGCCGACGCGACCGCCCAGGAGATCGCGGGAGCTGTCCGCGAGGCGCTCGGCGCGGCAGGGATCGTCGGCGCCGATCTCGACCCGACGTCCGCGGACGCGGCCCCGGAGGGCGCCGCCCCCACTGCGCCGCGCCTCGTGCGGCTCGTCGGTCTGCTCGGCCAGGAGGAACCCGCGGACGAGGAGTCGGAGCCGCACCCGACCGAGGCGGACGAGGACGCGTTCCGACCCGCCGAGCTCGCCTCGCGCGTGGCCGACGCCGCCGCGCAGCTCCGAGCCGACGGACTCGTCGCCCCGGCTCCGAGCGCCGGCGCCACCCTGCGCGAGCAGTTCGGACTCCCGCGCCCCGACGTCACCATCGACCCCGCGCGCCGCTCGGACCGCGCCCGCACCGCCCAGAAGGAGACCGCTCGATGA